The Methanomassiliicoccales archaeon DNA segment ACTATCGGAAATCAGGGATGAGTCGATGAATATTTATGACACGTTGCCTGAAAATATATGGTCAAGAGAGAGAACAGAAGTAGTTGTTGAATAATGCTGATTTTATTGCTGATTTTGTTTATCTATTCGTAATGATATTACCTCGTCGATGCCTAAAACTAAGAAAATCCTCATCATTGTTGTTGATGGAATGGGCGATAGGGCAATAAGGGAACTGAGCTGGAGAACGCCTCTTGAATGTTCCCACAGGCCAAATCTAAACTGGTATGCTGAAAATGGCATAAATGGCCTGATCGATGTTATTGCTCCCGGTATCCGTCCAGGAAGTGATACCTCCCATTTAGCGATACTTGGTTACGATCCTTACGAGGTTTATACAGGCAGAGGACCGTTTGAAGCAGCAGGAATAGGATTTATTGGTAGAAAGGAGGATGTAGCATTTAGGTGTAATTTTGCCACAATT contains these protein-coding regions:
- a CDS encoding phosphoglycerate mutase (catalyzes the interconversion of 3-phosphoglycerate and 2-phosphoglycerate; this enzyme does not require the cofactor 2,3-bisphosphoglycerate as a phosphate donor; BPG-independent PGAM; aPGAM) encodes the protein MPKTKKILIIVVDGMGDRAIRELSWRTPLECSHRPNLNWYAENGINGLIDVIAPGIRPGSDTSHLAILGYDPYEVYTGRGPFEAAGIGFIGRKEDVAFRCNFATI